In a single window of the Centropristis striata isolate RG_2023a ecotype Rhode Island chromosome 18, C.striata_1.0, whole genome shotgun sequence genome:
- the faua gene encoding FAU ubiquitin like and ribosomal protein S30 fusion a: MQLFLRAQNTHTLEVTGQETVGQIKAHVQSLEGLLVEDQVLLLAGCPLEDESSLASCGVSEHCTLEVAGRLLGGKVHGSLARAGKVRGQTPKVDKQEKKKKKTGRAKRRIQYNRRFVNVVPTFGKKKGPNANS, translated from the exons ATGCAGCTCTTCTTACGTGCCCAGAACACTCACACCCTTGAGGTGACCGGACAGGAGACTGTTGGACAGATCAAG GCTCATGTCCAGAGTCTGGAGGGTCTCCTGGTTGAGGATCAGGTGCTGTTGCTTGCCGGATGCCCACTGGAGGATGAGTCCTCCCTGGCATCCTGCGGTGTCTCAGAGCACTGCACCCTGGAGGTAGCTGGCAGGCTTCTGGGAG GTAAGGTTCACGGCTCTCTGGCTCGTGCCGGAAAAGTGAGGGGACAGACACCCAAG GTTGAcaagcaggagaagaagaagaagaagactggcCGTGCTAAGCGCCGCATCCAGTACAACAGGCGCTTCGTGAACGTGGTGCCCACCTTCGGAAAGAAGAAGGGACCCAACGCCAACTCCTAA
- the fkbp3 gene encoding peptidyl-prolyl cis-trans isomerase FKBP3 → MADEPTREWSDEQLKSDDLPKKDIIKFIQDNAAHSFLNEHKLLGNIKNVAKTAKKEQLIVAYNQLFESKRFKGTEPIEEVTEQVKAVKIKDKPKEVPTEVVDEGPPKYTKSVLKKGDKTNFPKKGDTVGCWYTGSLEDGTVFDTNVPTTERKKRQTKPLNFKVGLGRVIRGWDEAVLTMSKGETARLEIEPEWAYGRKGVPDSKIPPNAKLIFEVELVSVD, encoded by the exons ATGGCGGATGAACCAACACGGGAGTGGAGCGATGAGCAGCTCAAAAGTGATGatttgcccaaaaaagacattataaaGTTCATTCAGGACAATGCAGCCCACTCG TTCCTCAACGAGCACAAGCTGCtgggaaacataaaaaatgttgctaaaacagcaaagaaagaACAGCTGATTGTTGCCTACAATCAGCTCTTTGAGAGCAAA AGGTTCAAAGGCACAGAGCCGATTGAAGAAGTGACCGAGCAAGTTAAAGCTGTGAAAATTAAAGATAAACCCAAAGAAGTCCCTACAGAGGTGGTGGATGAG GGTCCGCCCAAATACACCAAGTCAGTGCTGAAGAAAGGTGACAAGACAAACTTCCCAAAAAAGGGCGACACAGTGGGCTGCTGGTACACTGGCTCCTTGGAGGATGGAACTGTCTTCGACACTAATGTCCCCACAA ctgaaagaaagaagaggCAAACCAAACCACTGAACTTTAAAGTTGGCCTGGGCAGAGTGATCAGAGGG TGGGATGAGGCCGTGCTGACAATGAGCAAGGGTGAAACAGCTCGACTGGAGATTGAACCAGAGTGGGCCTATGGGAGGAAGGGCGTCCCCGACTCAAA AATTCCACCCAACGCCAAGCTGATCTTTGAAGTCGAGCTGGTCTCTGTggattaa